GGAAATAATATTTCATTAAAGTTACATTACAGTAACAAATCCATACAAAACCCCTTATATAGTAGGCTTTTGATAAAAAAATGGCTGAAATGATGTAAAGATGTCTTTTGAATCCATGTTTTTTCGACTGTGAAAAAGGGCTGTATCAAGCATTGGTGCTGGTTATATAGATAATTCCAAATTTCTTCCTTTGCGCTCTATTCATAATTTAGCTATGATTAACGCAGTATGATCGGGAGAAACTGAGGTGAAACCGTTGCTCAGCCTTTTATTCAAATTTGGCAGGAAAAAAAATACACTAGAAGACAGCGTGTTCAAAATCCAAAATGGAGATTTGGATTTGCAAAATAAATTGATTGATCAATATAAACCCTTTATTGCAAAGACCGTTTCATCTGTTTGCAAAAGGTACATAGACGAAACAGATGATGAATTCAGTATAGGATTAATCGCCTTCAATGAAGCCATTGAAAAGTATTCAACAGAGCGGGGAAACTCACTCCTTGCCTTTGCGGAGCTGATCATTAAGAGAAAAGTGATTGATTATATCCGTAAAGAAGCCCGAAATGCACAAACCGTCAATATGGATTTGCAGGAACATGAAGAGGGAGAAGCATCCCAAAGTAAAATTGAAGCGGATTTATCCATTGATGAATATCAAAAGTTAGTAGAACAGGAACACAGGAAAGAAGAGATCCTCCATTTTCAGGGAGTCCTTAAAGAATTCAGCTTGACCATTGCGGACCTGATTGATCATTCTCCAAAGCATATTGATGCAAGGCAGAATGCAATTCAAGTTGCGCAAATACTTGTTGAGCATGATGAATTAGTAAAAATTCTTTTTCAGAAAAAACAGCTCCCGGTCAAGCAGCTGGAAAAACTTGTTTCCGTTAGCCGGAAAACCGTGGAACGGAATAGAAAGTACATTATCGCTATGGCCGTAATTATGACTGGGGACTATCTTTATCTTAAGGATTACATTAAAGGAGTGCTTGAAGCATGAAACGAGGGGTCATCATCGATCTGAAGGATGATTTTGCAATTGTCCTTACAGCAGACGGGCACTTTGTCAAAACCCGGGATGTGAAAAGCCACTATCAGCTAGGAGAAGAAATAACGTTTAACGTTGCCGAAGCGTCCAGAGCTGCTTCTCCAAAACGCCGTGGCTTATTCGGGTTGCAGCAATTAAGGATTGGATTTGTTACAGCTATCGCTATTATTTTAATTTTCTTCAGCTTGTATCCAGTTTTTAATTCAGACAAAGTTTATGCCTACATGACGATCGATATCAATCCCAGCTTTGAGCTAGCGATCAACGGAAACATGGAAGTGGTTAAATTAGAGCCTCTGAATGAAGACGGCGAGAAACTTCTTTCATCTTTCCCTAACTGGAACAAACAAGGTTTCCAGTCAGTGGTCAATAGCATCATTAATCAAAGCAGAACAATGGGATATACGAAAAGCGGCAAAGAAATCTTCATTACCACAGTTGTCGACCGCAAGAATGATAAAAAATTCGAAGCAAATCTGCTCAATCGTGTTCAAATGATGAAAAGCACATACAAAGCAGATCCGCTTATAATCGAAACCGTTCAATCAGATATGGAAACACGTAAAAAAGCGAAATCTGAAGGGGTATCTACAGGCACGTACATTCGAAATCACAAACCCTCTGAGAAGACAGGCAAATCTTCTGACGATAAAGAGAACAAGCCTGTACCTGGCGGAAAACAAGACAAGTCCATTACTCCAGCTCCGAAAGTGAAAGAAAGCAAACCTGAATCAGATGATAAAACGTGCAAGGCACCATCATGCCGTGACCAAAAACCTGCCACCGGTAAACAAGAGCCTGACCCGAAAGCTTTAAAAGAAATGGAAAAGAAGGGGAAGCAGCCCCCAGCTGTCCCGCCTAAACGCGATGAGTCTGCTCCTATTCCTGCTCCTAAGCAGGAACACAATGAGAATAATACTGAGCAAAGAAGCTTTATCCATGAAGATGAGGATTCTGGCAAGGATGATTGGGAAAAGGAAGAGAACGACGATTCTCATTCAGAGGATTATGATGACGAAGATGAGAATGATAAAAAAAAAGATAAGCAGCTAAAAGACAAATTTCGTGAAAAAAATGAAAAAAATAAGGATCAGCGTAAAGCAAACAAGCAAATACAAAAAGCTGCAGAAGAGCCCTATAATAAAGAAAAAAGCAACGCTAAAAAACTGAATGGGCGAGTTAAGAGCCCTTCAAATAAAACGGATGAAAATTATTCTGCACCGGACGTTAAAAAAAATGAAAACAAGCTTGAGCAAGAGCCTGAAAAAAACCTGGAACAAGGGCTGCAGGAACTGAATCCTGCATCTGATCGCAGCACACTTATTGAGCCTAATAAAGAAACCATAAAGCAAGATCAGCTGAAATAATCTCATTCTAAAGTACAGTGTTCTACATATAATGATCGCCGTGCAGATTAACACGGCGATCCATCCATTATTATTCAGTTTTTCCATGCTGGCTTTGCTGTGCCTGGGCAATAAGCCGTTTTGTCATCTCGCCGCCTACAGAGCCATTTGAACGGGAAGTCGTGTCTTTTCCGAGTGATACTCCGAATTCTTGTGCTACTTCCATTTTAAATTGGTTAAGAGCTTGTTCTGCTCCAGGTACGAGCAGTTTATTTGTTCTTGCCATTTCGTCTCCTCCTTCCTCTTTTACAATCAATCACAGCCTCAAGGCTGTACCTCTATTTTTATTCATCCGTTTCAAACTATTCATGGAAAACCAAGGGACTAAGTTCACCATGCAGGTAATATCTGAAGGTACTCTGGTGAAAGCTAGAAAAGCGGGTAGCATTCTGTTGTCTTTTTTAGTGAAAAAGTCGCTCCATTCGTTACAGCGTATCCAGATGATTTTCCTGGTATGCTTGAGCTCTGCTTAACAGATGAGAGTAGAGGACTGAGAATACAGTCAGAACGAGGACTGGTTTGATCAGCGTCCAGTTTTGATCCGGTATGGAGGGAAATGCAGTCCGGATAATCTCTGCTTCCAGCTCTATTTTTTCTTCGATATCACTTGCTGGAGGAAAATGAAAAGCTTCATTGAGCAGTTTATCGAGTACGACCGCATATGCCTCATAATAATCAACAGGGCTGATCAGGTCGTCTGTCCTGTCTGAAATGGTGTTGAAAAGCCTGTTTAGCATTTTGCGGATTGTTTCAAAATCATAGGTGGCTTTTAGATCTCTTACAATCAGCAGAATGACAGCTTGGTCAATCGAATATTTTTTTCCAAGCTCGGGGTGCCCAATCAAGCCTTTGATGTCGCGCTTAATCCAGTTTTGAATGGATGTGGACTTAAAGGTTGTCAGCTCACAAAGGTTACCGAGAGCAACAATGTCATTTGTGGAGAGTCCTGTGACGGCTCCGCTGCTGCGTTTAAATCGTTTTACGAAATCCGGCAAAATCGCACTGGCATGCTGATTCCATTTGCTGAGAAAATTCTCAAGCTCTAATCCATTCTGAAGATCAAGTGCGTGAAGCAGCCCTGACATCTCCAGCCGGGTAAGTTTAGGTTCTTTCATCGTGCACCTCTTTTATCATCCTGTTCTTTGTTTCCTCTTCTGAAACCCTAATACTTGTCATACAATGAAGATGGAATTATAATTATTGTATAATAAGTTCATATGAACTTGAAACTATGAGGTGAAAAATGTTTAAACGAATTGGATTATTCATATTAACCAACATCCTGGTCATTACAACAATAGGGATCGTTCTATCCGTTTTAGGCGTTGGCAACTATATAACGGCTTCTGGCGGAATCGACCTTGTAACTTTGCTTGCCTTCAGTGCAGTTGTAGGTTTTACAGGTTCTTTATTCTCCCTGGCCATTTCCCGCTGGATGGCGAAAATGATGATGGGGGTTCAGGTATTAAAACCTGAAGACAATCTTTCCCCTATTGAAAGAGACCTGGTCGAACGCGTTCATCAACTTGCACGGACTGCAGGTATGCGGGTCATGCCGGAGGTTGGGATTTACCGCTCACCGGAGGTAAATGCATTTGCTACAGGTCCTTCCAAGAACCGCTCTCTCGTAGCAGTATCAACCGGCTTGCTTGAAGAAATGGATGAGGACGCTATTGATGGTGTTCTTGCCCATGAAATTGCCCATATCGTTAATGGAGATATGGTGACGATGACCCTTCTTCAAGGGATTGTCAATACATTTGTCGTGTTCCTCGCAAGAGTTGCCGCATGGGCAGTATCAAGATTTGTCCGCGAAGAACTTGCAGGAGTTGTCCATTTTATTGCGATTTTGGTATTCCAGATCCTTTTCTCTATTTTGGGAAGTCTTGTCGTATTTGCCTTCTCGCGCTATCGCGAATACCATGCTGACCGCGGCGGAGCGGACTTCGCAGGTAAAGATAAAATGATTCATGCATTAAGAAGCCTTCAGAACTATACTCAGCGCACAAGAGATGATGATACTTCTCTTGCTACTCTGAAAATAAACAGCAAACGAAAACGTTCCATTTTCTCCACACACCCTGACCTACAGGATCGGATTGCTAGATTGGAACAGCGTTAAACCAGGAAAAGCCCAAGCTGCTAAAAAAAAGCTGACCTCACTTGAGGCCAGCTTTTCATATTTTGTAGGCTGAAAAAGAAGCTCGGAATTTCTTTGAAAGTGATGATAGCACATGGGAGGAATTAAGCATTTCCTGCATAACAGCATTTTGTTCTTCAGTCGTGGCTGCAATATGTTCAATGCTCTCATTCGTCAATCTGCTGACATTTTCGATATGGCCTGTTGCATCATTAAGGACATCCATCTGTTTCTTAACGCTCAGAACAGCTTTTTCAGCCTCCTGACTTTTTTTCTCCAGCTGTTTAATATGAGTAGAGATGGTTTTAAATGATTCGTCGACTCCTAAAACCAGCTGATTTCCCTTTGCAACAGCTTCGGAGCTCTCTTTCATAAGCTTAGAAGCAGAAGCGGTTTCCAGCTGGGTTGATTGGAGGATTTCCTGAATGCTGCCTGCTGCGCCTGCTGTCTGCTCAGCTAATTTTCTAACTTCTGATGCAACAACGCCAAATCCTTTACCGTGCTCGCCTGCTCTAGCAGCTTCAATGGCTGCATTTAGTGCAAGCAAATTGGTCTGTTCTGAAATACTCGTGATCATGGAGGCAATGGCCGTAATTGTTTGTGATTTTTCTTCAAGATTCTGAATGGTTTTCTCGAGACGTTCTACATGATTCAAGATGGTTTCCATCTGAATCATTACATCATTTGCATGGTTTTTGCCTTGTTTGATTTTAACTGATGAATCAGCACTCAAAAGGCTTGCTTCATTTGATTCTGCTGCTGCGACATTCAGCTGTGCGGCAATCATAGTAACGGATGATGCTGCCTGCTGAATGGATTGCACCTGCTGTTCAGAACCCGAAGCTAATTGGAGGATGGACTGTGTTATCTGATCGGTACCTTCAGAGGTTGATTCAGTGTTTTCCTTCAAATGACCAGACATGCCTCTGACTTGCTCTGAAAGGGCGAAGATCTCCTGAATCGAACGTTTAAGTTCCGCTTTAAGACTGTTCATCGCAATCGAGATATCTTCCGTTTCATCTTTGGAATTAAAATGCAAATCCTCTGTAAGGAGATTGCCTGCTGCAAGCTCCTTGCACATGCTGACAGCCTGTGAGAGCTGTTTGCGGATTCTTCTGCTTACAACCGACAGCAAAAGAACAGATAACAGAATCGAGGCTGCAATAAACCCTGACGAAAGCAAGATTTGGTTTTTGGAATTTTGTTCAGTTTGGCCGATCATCTTCGTTCTGTCTTCTGAAATCAGTCTTCCAAGTGCCATCAGCTTTTCATTACTGACGTCCCTAATTACAGCAGCACGGTTTTGAAGCTCTATTTGTTTCAGGGGGTCCAAAACACCGCCTTTGCTTGACACCGCCTGAAGCTCTGTTTTTATGCGGTTTTCAAACAATTTATCCAGCTCGCCATTCATCGATTTGGCGGCATTAAGAAGCAGCACCTGTTCTTTGTTGGATATGCTGTTTTTCAACTGGCTGAATGTTTGATTCATTTCCTTTACCTGATCTGTGTAGGCGCTCTCATTTTCAGGTGCCGCCTTTGTCAGGTAATCAGTAATCACGATGTATTTTTGCTTGAAAATTGCGGAGGCAGCAGCGACTTTTAATGCATCATCGGACTTTCTCTCTGCTGTTTTAACGGTTTGAAGAGTGGAAGATAAGGAAAATAAAATAAAGATAAAGGCAATAATGATTAGAGTAAGACACGTATAAAAGACTAGTCCATATTTCCGGCCGATCGATGATTTTTTTCTCAAGTACATTGTTTTGAACCCCGTTCACTCGAATTTTGTTGAAAAAAATAGGAAAATTGGTATAAATTTAATAATCATATTTTAATGCAAAGCCCCATGGCTTGTAAACGCTTTACACTAAAAGTTTTAAAAGGGTTTTTTAATCCCTTATTTTTTTCATGGAAGCTGATCAAAAAAAGGATGGTTACTTATGCGAATTGATCTGAGGCTTAGAAGGCAGAAGCTTTCACCTGCCAAACTTATTGTGACGTACTATTTTATTGCAGTAACGGTTTCCATCCTCCTATTAAGCCTGCCCCTGGCCAGGAGACCGGAAGCGGAATGGACATTTATTGATGCTTTATTTACCTCGGTTAGTGCTGTAAGTGTCACTGGACTTTCTACTATATCTATTAAAGATACATTTACGACACCTGGGTACTTTATTCTTGCCTTCATTCTTCAATTCGGCGGAATTGGAATTATGACACTAAGCACATTTGTATGGCTGGTTTTAAGACGGCGGATTGGACTGAAGGAAAGAAAGCTGATCATGACCGATCAGAATCAGTCAAACCTTTCAGGTCTGGTAAACCTGTTGAAACAAATTCTTATTTTAATTCTGGCTATTGAAATTGTTGGCGGGCTTATTCTGGGTACATATATGCTTAAATACTATCCTGATTGGCAGGAAGCATATCTTCATGGCTTTTTTGCTTCAGTCAGTGCAACGACAAATGGAGGGTTTGATATAACCGGGCAATCGCTCATCCCCTTTGCAAAGGATTATTTCATACAGTTTATTAACATTTTGCTTTTGACGCTGGGAGCAATTGGATTTCCCGTTTTAATTGAGCTTAAAACGTACCTCTTTCATGAAAAAAAACACCGGTTTACACTTTTTGCTAAAGTAACATCCATAACATTTCTTGGTTTGCTTGCCTTTGGAACCATTGGCATCCTGCTCCTTGATTCTCAGCATTTTTTCAAGGATAAACCCTGGCATGAATCCTTGTTTTACGCACTTTTTCAGTCATCAACAACGAGAAGCGGCGGCCTTGCGACGATGGATGTGTCACAGTTTAGTGATTCCACTCTGCTGTTTATGTGCCTGCTTATGTTTATCGGTGCTTCTCCGAGTTCTGTTGGAGGAGGGATCAGGACAACCACGTTTGCGCTTAATCTTCTCTTTATTTATCACTTTGCCCGGGGAGCTAAATCCTTAAAGCTCTTCAAAAGAGAAGTCCATGAAGCTGATATTACAAAGTCCCTTGTTGTAACCATTGTTGCTGTGATGATTTGCTTTGCTTCCACTATTATTTTGGCTGCAACAGAGTCTTTTACACTTCTTGAGATCCTGTTTGAAGTGTCTTCAGCCTTCGGTACGACGGGGCTGTCACTTGGAATAACAGCGGATTTGAGTACTATTGGAAAGATCATCATCATTTTACTAATGTTTATCGGCAGAATTGGAATTGTTACTCTCCTTCTTATGATGGGGAAAAAGGAAATTGAAGCCAATTTCAAATATCCTACAGAAAGAATCATTATTGGATAATAATTAGAATTAAGCCTCTCATTCTCTCCTTGCATTCATAAGAATTCCAGTGAAGGAAACACTCATAGGTGAGGGGAGTGATAAGGGATGAATGCTAAAAAGCAGTTTCCGGTTGCAGAATTGAATTCAGAGGAGCTTAGTCAGCTGCAGCAGTTTGAAGAAGACTTCCGCAGCCGGACGGGCGAAGAAATTGTGCTGATCGCGTATGGCCAGCAGGAAAAGAACTGAAGAAACTGGAAGGATGAAAAAGATTAAACCGGATTAAACTAACCTTGCGGATGATTCCGCTGCTGTACATTCAATTTTTAGGGGGATATTTATGAAACGAAAAGCTGCAAGCCATCAAGCTCTAAAAAACAACAATACTCCATCCGAAAGCATGGCAAAGACAGAGATTGCTGCAGAATTTAATCATGAGAACCCTCAAAAATATGCAAACCGCAATTCCAAAAAAGGAATGCAGGGCAAGTCGGAGAGTAACCGATGAGTAAAAAGCACGTCAAAAGCAAAGACCTTCAAAATCATAAAAAACCAATGAATGCTGATCTTTTGGAGCAGGAGTTTGGCAGCGAATTCGGTGATGGAAATTCCGCCAAAATTTATGAATTGAAGGAAGAGCTTAAACGCAAATCAAAATCAGACAAAAAGAAAAAGTGAGAGCTTTAGCTCTCACTTTCAGACTGCCCGGATATGATCCGGGCTTTCGTTTGCAGTAAAGATATGCGGACGGTTCTCTGAAGGATCGTAATGGACGAGAATCCATGTTGCTGCATTCATTACAACGGTGCCATTCATCTTATATTCTCCCAGGTCAAATGGAAGCTTTTCGACGATTGTATGTTTGTACAAATCTTTCTCAGAAAGCGGATTCTTCTGATAAGCTGCCCCGAGAAGCTCCGGCTGATCCATAAGCTGCCTGTAAAATAAATCGCGCTCTTCTTTAGCAAGCATTGCATCATCCCACAATGCTTTTCTTGGTTTATAGCGCTGATTTTTCAAATAATCAAACGTCATAAATGCTGTGGCTGCCTCAAGGTGGTCAGGTGCGGCTGCTTCAATAAAATCACGGAGCCTTTTGAACAAATCCTCCAGCTGATGGCCAATCCTGCTCCACCCCTGTTCATCCCAAAACGTTCCGAAATCCTGGAAGAAATCGAATGGAGATGGAAACACGTGCTGAACAAGATACTCAACCGTTTCGTCCATACGATGGTCATTCCAATATTTCTCCAAAACATCCTCGACTTGCTTAATCCGTGATATATCATCGAAGGTTAATACGTTGTTTTTTAAGATTTCGTAAGGCGAGTGGTCCATGTATACATAATCATGCTGAGCGGCTCGTAAACGCAGCCCTGTGCCGCGAAGCATTTTCAGGAATCCGAGCTGAAGTTCCTCAGGGCGCATCTCGAATACGTCATTGAAAGTCTTTTTAAATGAATGGTAGTCCTCTTCGGGGAGGCCAGCAATAAGATCTAAATGCTGCTCGATTTTCTGCCCTTCCTTTACCATCATAACTGTCCTCGTTAATTTGCTGAAGTTCTGTCTCCGCATGACGAGATCATTTGTCTCATCGTTCGTAGACTGAACACCGATTTCAAAGCGGAACAGTCCTTTTGGAGCGTTATCGTTTAAAAATTGGATAACCTCCGGCCTCATGATATCCGCTGTAATTTCAAATTGAAAGACGGTTCCAGGGCGATGCTCATCAATAAGAAATTGAAACATTTCCATTGCATAGCTTCGGCTAATGTTAAAGGTCCGGTCAACAAATTTAATGGTTTTAGCGCCGTGCTCCATCAGGAATCGGATATCCTCTTTCACTTTCTCGCGATCGAAGTAGCGGACGCCGACTTCAATAGAAGAAAGACAGAATTGGCAGCTAAATGGACATCCCCGGCTTGTTTCTACATATGTTACCCGTTTAGAAAGGCTTGAGAGATCCTCTTTAAAACGGAATGGAGATGGAAGCTCTTTTAAATCAAGCTTGTTTGCCTGCGGCTGAATTCGGACTTTACCGTCCTCACGGTAAGCAATTCCATTCACCGTTTTCATGGGAAGACCTTGATCAATTGCCTGAAGCAGCTGTTTAAACGTCTGTTCCCCTTCGCCAATCACAATATAGTCAGCTTGAGGGATTCTTTCCATCCAGTCCAGAACATCATAGGTAACCTCGGGTCCCCCAAGGACGATCACAAGCTCCGGTTTAATTTTCTTCAGCATATTGATAACCTTAATCGTTTCTTCGATATTCCAAATATAGCAGCTGAATCCAATGACATCAGGATTGCGTTTGAACAAGTCGCTTACGATATTAATGGATGGATCTTTAATCGTATATTCGGCAAGCTCCGGCTCATATTCCGGCTGAGCGTATGCTTTAAGATAACGGATCGACAGGCTTGTATGAATGTATTTTGCGTTTAATGTGCTGAGCACAATGTTCATGTTTTTACACCACTTTTAATAAGAATAGTTGTTTCTTTAAAACATTACCTATTTTAACACATAACAGCGCTGGGGAAACATTTTTCATAAAAGCTCAGTTAAACTTGGCTGTTGATTGCAGGTAGCAGGCGCTTGCTTATCCTTGGGCGGCAGGTGAGTCTCCTCGCCGTTTTGCGCCTGCTGAATCTCACCTGTCCCGCTGCTCTATGCAGGAGTCTCGCGCCTTCCTTTCCAATCAGCCTTGCCAATTATGGATCATGAACAATGTTACAATTCGTAATCCTTAGTAATCATTAATGGAATACAAAAACCCGGAAATGCTCATGCCAGCTTTTCCGGGTTGTCATATTCGTGCTCTTCGAAAGGCATTTTTAAATACTCCTTAAACTACGTTTGCTGGAGTGATTTCCATTTTCTTTTTAAACTGGTTGCCCTTAACTCAATCATCGGCTCTGTCCAGGTTTTTACGAAGTTCGATGACAGGAGGAAAGTTACAGCAATTGCTGCAGCTGCATAAATGGCGATGCTTTGGTAATCAGCCAGCCATTCAACTGCCGGACTGTTACGAATCCCGTTAATAATAAAACCGTGCAGGAGGTATACGTAAAAGGTTCTCGTGCCCCATGACGTGAAGAATGCCTCCCGTTGGGGCACGATAGCCAGAAAGCTTAGAGTAGAAGCGACTGTCATCACGTAAAAACTTGTACGGATGAGGGCGCTGACTGCAATCTCCTGGCCAAATGCCGAATAGGGCTTGGAGCCGAAAAGCCATTCAAAATCAAACTGCAAAAAGAAATACATACTGAATGTAAAGGCAAGAAAAAGGAGTGAAATGGTTCTTCCCTTTACAGAAGTCAATTTGTAAAAATGATCTCTTTTCATATAATACCCGATCAAGAAGAGCGGAAAAAACACAAATGTACGGCCGATACTCAAAAAGTTATTCGCAAAATCAACATACCCGATTCCTATCCCAAGCAAGAATGATAGAGCAAGTGCGTTTTTCCAATTTGTTTTTGTGAAAAGGAACAGCATCAGATTCCAGAAAAACAGGCTGAGCAGAAACCATAGCGACCACTGAGGATCAAGAGGGTTGAGTTCGATTTTATCCTGCTTCTGAATCAGATAGTAATAAACAGAGTAAATCCCCTGAAAAATCAAATAGGGAACAATCAGCTTTTTGGCAATTTTCCCTACATAGCCTTCTTTCCTGAATCCCTTGGCAAAATAGCCTGAAACGAGAATAAAGGCTGGCATATGAAACGTGTAGATAAATTTATAAATGTGAAGCATGACATCATTATTGTCTATAAAAGAACGGATGAGATGGCCAAATACGACAAGAATAATCAATAAAAATTTCGCATTATCAAAGTAGCTGTCTCTTGTTTTCAACTCACATCACCTGCCTGAACATGCTTTTAAATCGGCAATTCCTGTAATTCTGTAAATACATTTTACCCATGCCAGACCAGTGTAAAACAAAATAAAATGTGTTTCCTGCCTTTAGCAGCTATTGTGAGACGGATTTAATCAGCTTGTTACACAATTGTGAAATATGTATCAGACGAAACAAACCAGCCATATTTACGTTAAATGGCGGTTTTTTTTCAAATCGCGACTTAATACAGCAAGGATGGGAGGACAATAGAATTAAATGTAGAAATTAATGATAAATGATATGGGGAAAAAAGGGAGTGTACGGGGGATGAGTCAGCTAATAGAAGAGGCGCAAATTGCTCAGCTTAATAGCGAACTGGACCGTCTTAAAAAGGAAAATCAGCATTTGCTGGCAGAGCTTGCCAAACATCAGGTTATTTTCGACCAGGCTTTGGATGCTATTATTATTTTTGATCAAAATATGAATTTTATAGATGTCAATGAAGCAGCATGCAGTCTGTTTAATGAACGGAAAGAAGTGCTGTTGGAAAAATCGTTATATGATTATCTTGCCATGTTTCCTAATGAGGAGATTAAAAGGCAGCGGGAGCAGCTATCTGAAACAGGCTCACTCAGTGAGGAGATAATTATTAAGCTTAAGAATGGACAGCTGAAATTTATTGAGTTTTCCGCTAAAAGAAAAGCTATTGGAGATTACGATTTGTCCATCATGCGTGACGTTTCATCGAAAAAAATGCTGGAGAGAGAACGGTCTATTAATGAAAAAATGTTTCAGGATCTATTTCATCGCGCGTTGGACGGGATTGTTATATATGATCACCATGGCAGGCTGGTGGATGCCAATACCTCATTTTGCCATAGCTTTGAACTTCAAAAAAATCAGCTTTCTTCCTATAAACTGAAAGATTTTATCGATAAAGAGAGCCGCGATAAAATTGAAGAGACGTGGTCCCTCCTCTCTAAAGCTGGAAAAGCTAAAGGGGATTTGCCTGTAAGACTGAAGAGCGGTACCCGTAAGATCTTTGAATTCACAGCGACCTCTAATGTACTTAATGGTTACTATATGTCAATCATGCGGGATATTACTGAAAAAAAATCCATGGAGGCCAAGCTTCATAAAAGCGAAGTACGCTTCCGTGAAATATTTGAGAATGCCATGGATGCGATTATTATTTGGGATAAAAAAGGGCAGATCTTAAAGGCGAATCGGTGGGCAACACGTATTTTCGAGCTCCCAATGGAAGGGCTTCTTAAGAGTTCGATAACGGATTTCCTGGATTTAGCGGATCCCCGCTATCTTTCTGCCTTTAAACAATATATGACAACGGGATCGATTCGTCAGGAACTTCATTTTTATATGCCTAATGGGCAATGCAAGCATTTGGAATTCACGTCCAAGGCGAATGTGTTTGAAGGACAGCATTTGACCATTCTCCGAAATGTAAGTGACCGGAATCGGATGGAAAAAGAATTAAGGCAGAGTGAAGAGAAATTCCGGAAAATTTTTAATGGAGCGCTGGAAGGAATTATCCTGTTTGACAGCAATTACGACATTATGGCTGCAAATCCTGTATCAGCTAAAATTTTTGAAATGCC
The Metabacillus sp. FJAT-52054 genome window above contains:
- a CDS encoding radical SAM protein, whose translation is MNIVLSTLNAKYIHTSLSIRYLKAYAQPEYEPELAEYTIKDPSINIVSDLFKRNPDVIGFSCYIWNIEETIKVINMLKKIKPELVIVLGGPEVTYDVLDWMERIPQADYIVIGEGEQTFKQLLQAIDQGLPMKTVNGIAYREDGKVRIQPQANKLDLKELPSPFRFKEDLSSLSKRVTYVETSRGCPFSCQFCLSSIEVGVRYFDREKVKEDIRFLMEHGAKTIKFVDRTFNISRSYAMEMFQFLIDEHRPGTVFQFEITADIMRPEVIQFLNDNAPKGLFRFEIGVQSTNDETNDLVMRRQNFSKLTRTVMMVKEGQKIEQHLDLIAGLPEEDYHSFKKTFNDVFEMRPEELQLGFLKMLRGTGLRLRAAQHDYVYMDHSPYEILKNNVLTFDDISRIKQVEDVLEKYWNDHRMDETVEYLVQHVFPSPFDFFQDFGTFWDEQGWSRIGHQLEDLFKRLRDFIEAAAPDHLEAATAFMTFDYLKNQRYKPRKALWDDAMLAKEERDLFYRQLMDQPELLGAAYQKNPLSEKDLYKHTIVEKLPFDLGEYKMNGTVVMNAATWILVHYDPSENRPHIFTANESPDHIRAV
- a CDS encoding acyltransferase family protein, which encodes MKTRDSYFDNAKFLLIILVVFGHLIRSFIDNNDVMLHIYKFIYTFHMPAFILVSGYFAKGFRKEGYVGKIAKKLIVPYLIFQGIYSVYYYLIQKQDKIELNPLDPQWSLWFLLSLFFWNLMLFLFTKTNWKNALALSFLLGIGIGYVDFANNFLSIGRTFVFFPLFLIGYYMKRDHFYKLTSVKGRTISLLFLAFTFSMYFFLQFDFEWLFGSKPYSAFGQEIAVSALIRTSFYVMTVASTLSFLAIVPQREAFFTSWGTRTFYVYLLHGFIINGIRNSPAVEWLADYQSIAIYAAAAIAVTFLLSSNFVKTWTEPMIELRATSLKRKWKSLQQT
- a CDS encoding PAS domain S-box protein: MSQLIEEAQIAQLNSELDRLKKENQHLLAELAKHQVIFDQALDAIIIFDQNMNFIDVNEAACSLFNERKEVLLEKSLYDYLAMFPNEEIKRQREQLSETGSLSEEIIIKLKNGQLKFIEFSAKRKAIGDYDLSIMRDVSSKKMLERERSINEKMFQDLFHRALDGIVIYDHHGRLVDANTSFCHSFELQKNQLSSYKLKDFIDKESRDKIEETWSLLSKAGKAKGDLPVRLKSGTRKIFEFTATSNVLNGYYMSIMRDITEKKSMEAKLHKSEVRFREIFENAMDAIIIWDKKGQILKANRWATRIFELPMEGLLKSSITDFLDLADPRYLSAFKQYMTTGSIRQELHFYMPNGQCKHLEFTSKANVFEGQHLTILRNVSDRNRMEKELRQSEEKFRKIFNGALEGIILFDSNYDIMAANPVSAKIFEMPHEEIEQCNLYAMLFPDESKQPSDFLAEFQKEEEGTEEILLTSKHGQTRILDFSLKLNLNENMHLAIFRDITERKELEERLRKSDTLNVVGELAAGIAHEIRNPMTALKGFIQLLEGSVKDDFSMYFNVIKSELNRIESIITEFLVLAKPQAIHFEQNSIVKIMKDTMELLNAQAIFSNVQMELITDGEIPSIYCEPNQMKQVFINILKNAIEVMPGGGKVLTILKMKGPDSLCISIKDEGNGIPEDKLKRLGEPFYTTKDRGTGLGLMVSYKIIEEHRGKVKVESQVGKGTTFYITLPAGTNEV